One Pseudoclavibacter endophyticus DNA window includes the following coding sequences:
- the tsf gene encoding translation elongation factor Ts — translation MANFTLEDIKALREQLGTGMVDTKKALEEADGDREKATEILRLKGAKGNAKRADRSTSEGLVVAKDNGNGTASLVELACETDFVAKGDKFVALADQVLEAVAAAGATNVDEALAADADGQTVAATIEGVAAILGEKMELRRVALVKGETIEIYLHRTSKDLPPQVGVVVGYSGSDAETARGIAQHIAFANPSYLSADDVPEEEVARERQLVEEISRGEGKPEAALPKIIDGRLKGYFKQIALLEQDYAKDNKVSVGKVAKDAGIEVTDFARFRVGA, via the coding sequence ATGGCGAACTTCACCCTCGAAGACATCAAGGCGCTGCGCGAACAGCTCGGCACCGGCATGGTTGACACGAAGAAGGCGCTCGAAGAGGCCGACGGCGACCGTGAGAAGGCGACCGAGATCCTGCGCCTCAAGGGTGCCAAGGGCAACGCGAAGCGCGCCGACCGCTCGACGAGCGAAGGCCTCGTCGTGGCGAAGGACAACGGCAACGGCACCGCGTCGCTCGTCGAGCTCGCCTGCGAGACCGACTTCGTCGCCAAGGGCGACAAGTTCGTCGCGCTCGCGGACCAGGTGCTCGAAGCCGTCGCGGCCGCCGGCGCCACGAACGTCGACGAGGCGCTCGCGGCTGACGCCGACGGCCAGACCGTTGCGGCGACGATCGAGGGCGTTGCGGCGATCCTCGGCGAGAAGATGGAGCTGCGTCGCGTCGCGCTGGTGAAGGGCGAGACGATCGAGATCTACCTGCACCGCACGTCGAAGGACCTGCCTCCGCAGGTCGGTGTTGTCGTCGGTTACTCCGGCTCCGACGCTGAGACGGCGCGAGGCATCGCCCAGCACATCGCCTTCGCGAACCCGTCGTACCTCTCGGCGGACGACGTGCCGGAGGAAGAGGTCGCGCGTGAGCGCCAGCTCGTCGAGGAGATCTCTCGTGGCGAGGGCAAGCCCGAGGCGGCCCTGCCGAAGATCATCGACGGTCGCCTGAAGGGATACTTCAAGCAGATCGCCCTCCTCGAGCAGGACTACGCGAAGGACAACAAGGTGTCGGTCGGCAAGGTCGCGAAGGACGCGGGCATCGAGGTCACCGACTTCGCCCGTTTCCGCGTGGGCGCCTAG
- a CDS encoding aggregation-promoting factor C-terminal-like domain-containing protein codes for MTDSARLGAVRSRRDLRRPERPRGPKRLLSAAAGMALLGTGCVVGSLLLPGADGHGDGPSLADLAQSEAQGYGTALVSAADPGRDGGLGATAVDPNNPAELKAIAADMLGDYGWGPEQMTCLDQLWEKESNWNPLAENPDSGAYGIPQAWPAEKLATAGDDWRTNPVTQITWGLDYIEAAYGSPCTVWNGYTNWY; via the coding sequence ATGACCGACTCCGCCCGCCTCGGCGCCGTGCGCTCGCGGCGTGATCTGCGCCGACCCGAACGGCCGCGTGGACCGAAGCGGCTTCTCTCGGCGGCTGCGGGCATGGCCCTTCTGGGAACGGGCTGCGTCGTCGGTTCGCTCCTGCTTCCCGGCGCGGACGGTCATGGCGACGGGCCCTCGCTCGCGGACCTCGCGCAGTCGGAGGCGCAGGGGTATGGCACCGCGCTCGTGTCGGCGGCCGACCCCGGCCGAGACGGCGGCCTCGGGGCTACGGCGGTTGACCCGAACAATCCTGCGGAGCTCAAGGCGATCGCCGCCGACATGCTCGGCGATTACGGTTGGGGGCCCGAGCAGATGACCTGTCTCGACCAGCTCTGGGAGAAGGAATCCAACTGGAACCCCCTCGCGGAGAACCCGGACTCGGGCGCCTACGGCATCCCGCAGGCGTGGCCGGCCGAGAAACTCGCAACTGCCGGCGACGACTGGCGCACGAACCCGGTCACGCAGATCACGTGGGGCCTCGACTACATCGAGGCCGCCTACGGCTCGCCGTGCACGGTCTGGAACGGCTACACCAACTGGTACTGA
- the frr gene encoding ribosome recycling factor has translation MIKDVLEESSDKMTKAVEHAREDFGSVRTGRANPALFSKILVDYYGTPTPLGQMASLQVPEARVLVITPYDKSALKDVEKAIVNAPNLGVTPSNDGNILRVVMPELTEERRKEYVKLVHSKAEEARVSIRNIRRKSKNDLDALKDEVGEDEISRGEKELEQLTKKYIDRVDEALRAKESELLEI, from the coding sequence GTGATCAAGGACGTGCTCGAAGAATCCAGTGACAAGATGACGAAGGCGGTCGAGCACGCCCGCGAGGACTTCGGCTCGGTCCGCACCGGTCGCGCGAACCCCGCCCTGTTTTCGAAGATTCTGGTCGACTACTACGGCACGCCGACGCCGCTCGGCCAGATGGCCTCGCTGCAGGTGCCGGAGGCGCGCGTGCTCGTCATCACGCCGTACGACAAGAGCGCCTTGAAAGACGTCGAGAAGGCGATCGTGAACGCGCCCAACCTTGGCGTGACGCCGTCGAACGACGGCAACATTCTTCGCGTGGTTATGCCGGAGCTGACGGAGGAGCGGCGAAAGGAATACGTCAAACTCGTGCACAGCAAGGCCGAAGAGGCGCGCGTCTCGATTCGCAACATCCGCCGCAAGTCGAAGAATGACCTCGACGCGTTGAAGGACGAGGTCGGTGAAGACGAGATCTCGCGCGGTGAGAAGGAGCTCGAGCAGCTCACGAAGAAGTACATCGATCGCGTCGACGAGGCGCTCCGGGCGAAGGAGTCCGAGCTGCTCGAGATCTGA
- a CDS encoding AI-2E family transporter produces the protein MRLENPFRVGFIATLGVLAALVLGGMIASLSTVITYIGVALFLALGFEPLIGFLERRRWPRSLAMLTSVTVVFGILALLIWAMVPSVTEQVNTLTDRYTVIVQDIVNSNVIEWANQTFPALQVEQAVNDGLLWLRDNIGIIGGGVLQVGVSIVSSVFGMLIVFILTLYFVSSMNSIKRVFYQLTPASGRARVADLTEQITGSVGKYVMGQTLLGVINGVLTFILLSAMGAALPAVCALVAFLGSLIPLVGTLSASVIIVLSQLLMLPSGTNTWWILAIYYVVYMQVEAYFISPRVMASAVKVPGPIVVVAALTGGTLLGLLGALVAIPVAAAILLIVRQVVIPAQNER, from the coding sequence ATGCGGCTCGAGAATCCCTTTCGGGTCGGCTTCATAGCGACGCTCGGCGTACTCGCCGCGCTCGTGCTCGGCGGCATGATCGCCTCGCTGAGCACCGTCATCACCTACATCGGCGTCGCGCTCTTCCTCGCGCTGGGCTTCGAGCCGCTCATCGGCTTCCTCGAGCGGCGACGCTGGCCGCGAAGCCTTGCGATGCTGACGTCCGTGACCGTCGTCTTCGGGATCCTCGCGCTCCTCATCTGGGCGATGGTGCCGTCGGTCACCGAGCAGGTCAACACGTTGACCGACCGCTACACGGTCATCGTGCAGGACATCGTGAATTCGAATGTCATCGAATGGGCGAATCAGACCTTCCCGGCGCTCCAGGTCGAGCAGGCGGTCAACGACGGTCTGCTCTGGCTCCGTGACAATATCGGCATCATCGGCGGCGGCGTGCTGCAGGTCGGCGTCTCGATCGTCAGCTCGGTTTTCGGCATGCTCATCGTGTTCATCCTCACGCTGTACTTCGTGTCGAGCATGAACAGCATCAAGCGCGTCTTCTACCAGCTCACGCCGGCGTCGGGCCGCGCGCGCGTCGCCGACCTCACCGAGCAGATCACGGGATCGGTCGGCAAGTACGTCATGGGGCAGACACTGCTCGGGGTCATCAACGGCGTGCTGACGTTCATCCTGTTGTCCGCGATGGGCGCGGCGCTCCCCGCGGTGTGCGCCCTCGTCGCCTTCCTCGGCTCCCTGATCCCGCTCGTCGGCACCCTGTCGGCCAGTGTCATCATCGTGCTCTCGCAGCTGCTCATGTTGCCGTCCGGCACCAACACGTGGTGGATCCTCGCGATCTACTACGTCGTCTACATGCAGGTCGAGGCGTATTTCATCAGCCCGCGAGTCATGGCCTCCGCCGTCAAGGTGCCGGGGCCGATCGTCGTCGTCGCGGCGCTGACCGGCGGCACGCTCCTCGGCCTGCTGGGCGCGCTCGTCGCGATCCCCGTCGCCGCGGCCATCTTGCTGATCGTGAGACAGGTGGTGATTCCGGCGCAGAACGAGCGGTGA
- a CDS encoding phosphatidate cytidylyltransferase, with product MAVGDDGGPLNGDGRAESERDARSAVPGGGRSRRPPFEGAAFDRSPFDEHGRDRLRADVEQLRAEVDRHRDRFRRKSDEINQRSGRNLGFAIALGVALGVALIASLLFVKQLFIIFGVAMVALLVIELANAMRASGRDVPRVPSAAVAVVVVPVAYYFGPAGQWIALLAGIVIVTAWRLVEASFANPRPRRSEVWRDFLAGAFIQIYVTFLASFTVMLVAQERGEFWVLGIIIIVIAIDTGAYVVGLNFGKHKLAPRISPGKTWEGLAGAFLTAVIVSIPVSIFLLQQPWWLALVIAPILVVTATAGDLTESMFKRDLGIKDMSTWLPGHGGFFDRLDSILPSGAIAFALYFWTADWGGPLLILGS from the coding sequence ATGGCGGTGGGCGACGACGGAGGACCCCTGAACGGGGACGGACGTGCCGAATCGGAGCGCGACGCCCGTTCGGCGGTGCCAGGTGGTGGGCGGTCGCGCCGTCCGCCGTTCGAGGGTGCCGCCTTCGATCGCTCGCCGTTCGACGAGCACGGCCGCGATCGGCTTCGTGCCGACGTGGAGCAGCTTCGCGCCGAGGTCGACCGGCATCGCGATCGCTTCCGTCGCAAGAGCGACGAGATCAACCAGCGCTCCGGCCGAAACCTCGGCTTCGCGATCGCGCTCGGCGTCGCGCTCGGCGTCGCCCTCATCGCGAGCCTGCTGTTCGTCAAGCAGCTGTTCATCATCTTCGGCGTCGCGATGGTCGCTCTGCTCGTGATCGAACTCGCGAATGCGATGCGGGCGAGCGGCCGCGACGTCCCGCGCGTCCCGTCCGCCGCGGTCGCCGTCGTCGTCGTGCCGGTCGCCTACTACTTCGGCCCCGCAGGGCAGTGGATCGCGCTGCTCGCGGGCATTGTCATCGTCACGGCCTGGCGGCTCGTCGAGGCGTCGTTCGCGAACCCGCGGCCGCGCAGGTCTGAGGTCTGGCGGGACTTTCTCGCCGGTGCGTTCATCCAGATCTACGTCACGTTCCTCGCCTCGTTCACGGTCATGCTCGTCGCGCAGGAGCGCGGCGAGTTCTGGGTGCTCGGCATCATCATCATCGTCATCGCGATCGACACGGGCGCCTATGTGGTGGGCCTGAACTTCGGCAAGCACAAGCTCGCTCCACGCATCAGCCCCGGGAAGACCTGGGAGGGGCTCGCCGGCGCGTTCCTCACCGCGGTCATTGTGTCGATTCCCGTCTCGATCTTCCTCTTGCAACAACCGTGGTGGCTCGCCCTGGTGATCGCGCCGATCCTCGTCGTCACCGCGACCGCGGGCGACCTGACCGAGTCGATGTTCAAACGAGACCTCGGGATCAAGGACATGTCGACGTGGTTGCCCGGCCACGGCGGGTTCTTCGATCGCCTCGACTCGATTCTGCCCTCGGGGGCCATCGCGTTCGCACTGTACTTCTGGACTGCGGACTGGGGCGGCCCTCTCTTGATCCTCGGCTCGTAG
- a CDS encoding DivIVA domain-containing protein codes for MSGSTFPKAPRGQLGYDRDEVDRALRVARQRYDNFDNGGEGKRLTTWSIRHTAFTMRKGGYSAAHVDAALERLEDAVAVREREERIERIGRDTYLAETKSTARAVLKRLQRGDGERFDRVGMMRRGYDVREVDEFARQLEAFLRGGAPLSLREVRGIAFRPKRGGYKEAQVDLLIDAVVDVMLAIR; via the coding sequence GTGAGTGGCTCGACGTTCCCCAAGGCACCCCGCGGCCAGCTCGGTTATGACCGCGATGAGGTCGACCGCGCGCTGCGGGTCGCCCGACAGCGCTACGACAACTTCGACAACGGTGGCGAGGGGAAGCGGCTGACGACCTGGAGCATCCGGCACACCGCATTCACGATGCGCAAGGGCGGCTATTCGGCGGCGCACGTCGATGCGGCGCTCGAGCGTCTCGAAGACGCCGTCGCGGTGCGCGAGCGCGAGGAGCGCATCGAGCGCATCGGCCGCGACACCTACCTGGCTGAGACGAAGTCGACGGCCCGCGCCGTGCTCAAGCGTTTGCAGCGCGGCGACGGCGAGCGGTTCGATCGCGTCGGCATGATGCGTCGCGGCTACGACGTTCGCGAGGTCGACGAGTTCGCGCGTCAACTCGAAGCGTTCCTGCGCGGCGGCGCGCCACTTTCGCTGCGTGAGGTGCGAGGGATCGCGTTCCGCCCGAAGCGGGGCGGCTACAAAGAGGCACAGGTCGACCTGCTCATCGACGCGGTGGTCGACGTCATGCTCGCCATTCGCTGA
- a CDS encoding aggregation-promoting factor C-terminal-like domain-containing protein: protein MTSTETSFDMTDQHFARVGAVRAVRPRAARNRTAKVLAPAVASFAIAGIALVAVAQGAGGTQEVSSVPSIDEIAQAQAQGYGAALVGDQEPIADDSVTTDRAGEAGAVTVTTPEPKPEPEPIETGSGTDSTGGNSGGAPTDVDMAYDPDSFKGYAASRMGAYGWGSDQMQCLDLLWEKESNWNPNAENPSGAFGIPQAMPLHFPNGWGEFRTNAYVQIDWGLNYIAGSSYGAPCAAWNHSQANNWY, encoded by the coding sequence GTGACTTCAACTGAGACGAGCTTCGACATGACCGACCAGCACTTCGCGCGCGTGGGCGCAGTCCGCGCCGTCAGGCCGCGAGCTGCTCGTAACCGCACTGCCAAGGTGCTGGCGCCCGCCGTGGCCTCGTTCGCCATCGCGGGGATCGCGCTCGTCGCGGTCGCCCAGGGCGCTGGCGGTACGCAGGAGGTCTCGAGCGTGCCCTCGATCGACGAGATCGCGCAGGCGCAGGCGCAGGGGTATGGTGCCGCGCTCGTCGGCGACCAGGAGCCCATCGCGGACGACTCGGTCACGACGGATCGCGCGGGCGAGGCGGGCGCAGTCACCGTCACGACACCGGAGCCCAAGCCTGAGCCTGAGCCGATCGAGACCGGATCCGGCACCGATTCCACCGGTGGAAACTCGGGAGGCGCCCCGACTGACGTTGATATGGCTTACGACCCTGACTCATTTAAGGGCTACGCCGCGTCACGGATGGGGGCGTATGGCTGGGGATCCGATCAGATGCAGTGCTTGGATCTTCTGTGGGAGAAGGAGTCGAACTGGAACCCGAACGCTGAGAACCCGTCCGGCGCCTTCGGCATCCCCCAGGCCATGCCGCTTCACTTCCCCAACGGGTGGGGTGAGTTTCGAACGAACGCTTATGTCCAGATTGATTGGGGCTTGAACTACATCGCGGGGAGCAGTTACGGCGCGCCCTGTGCCGCATGGAATCACTCGCAGGCAAACAATTGGTACTAG
- a CDS encoding tetratricopeptide repeat protein encodes MTPDPTPPAGLAGAVDLSSLVQRAEQQRQGSARSGAAAQEGAPGTAGTPSGSTAGGAAPVDGDEQARAQQAAAGAEPIARLADAVVDGDEQTLQQFMQLSQFMPVLVEMHAKWSSEAQALSPVLARLVRAQRGRLVLIRVDLDANPSLGQQPQVLGIIGGRPLQLFAGNPPEEQITQLLSEIMQVAEQQGMRGFVEIEGEDAAADDDETAAAPEPELPPLHREAYEAVDRGDYEAGLAAFDKAIAQNPADDDARAGRAQVALLQRLHGKTLEEIRAAAADAPDDLDAQLDIADLDVSGGHVEDAFDRLLSRFPTLDADGKKRVRERLLDLFLVVGPADPRVAKARARLTNLLF; translated from the coding sequence ATGACTCCTGACCCCACCCCACCAGCAGGTCTTGCCGGAGCGGTCGACCTGTCGTCCCTCGTGCAGCGCGCTGAACAGCAGCGACAAGGCTCGGCACGATCAGGCGCGGCCGCTCAGGAGGGAGCGCCGGGAACGGCGGGAACGCCTTCGGGCTCCACGGCGGGCGGCGCCGCCCCGGTAGACGGCGACGAGCAGGCGCGAGCGCAGCAGGCCGCCGCCGGCGCCGAGCCGATCGCACGCCTCGCCGACGCCGTCGTCGACGGTGACGAGCAGACGCTGCAGCAGTTCATGCAGCTCTCGCAGTTCATGCCGGTGCTCGTCGAGATGCATGCGAAGTGGTCGAGCGAGGCACAGGCGCTGTCGCCCGTGCTCGCACGGCTCGTGCGCGCACAGCGCGGCCGGCTGGTGCTGATCCGCGTCGACCTCGACGCGAACCCGTCGCTCGGGCAGCAGCCGCAGGTGCTCGGCATCATCGGTGGGCGCCCGCTGCAGCTGTTCGCCGGCAATCCGCCCGAGGAGCAGATCACGCAGCTGCTGAGCGAGATCATGCAGGTGGCCGAGCAGCAGGGCATGCGCGGCTTCGTCGAGATCGAGGGCGAGGACGCTGCCGCCGACGACGACGAAACGGCCGCGGCCCCTGAGCCGGAACTGCCCCCGCTGCACCGGGAGGCCTACGAGGCCGTCGATCGCGGTGACTACGAGGCCGGTCTCGCAGCATTCGACAAGGCGATCGCGCAGAACCCGGCCGACGACGACGCACGGGCCGGCCGCGCACAGGTCGCGCTGTTGCAGCGACTGCACGGGAAGACGCTCGAGGAGATTCGCGCGGCGGCCGCCGATGCTCCCGACGACCTCGACGCCCAGCTCGATATTGCCGACCTGGATGTTTCCGGCGGCCACGTCGAGGACGCCTTCGACCGGCTCCTCTCGCGGTTCCCCACGCTCGACGCCGACGGCAAGAAGCGGGTGCGCGAGCGGCTGCTCGACCTGTTCCTGGTGGTCGGCCCGGCGGATCCGCGCGTCGCCAAGGCTCGCGCGCGCCTCACGAACCTGCTGTTCTGA
- the pyrH gene encoding UMP kinase: MPEPERQRRVLLKLSGEAFGAGRMGVDPAVLRRIAAEIAEAAKQVQISIVVGGGNFFRGAQLADAGMDRARADYMGMLGTVMNALALQDFLEQAGAPARVQSAIEMRQVAEPYIPLRAKRHMEKGRVVVFGAGAGLPYFSTDTVAAQRALEVGATVVLVAKNGVDGVYTADPKTHPDAELIDRITYYEALQRGLKVVDSTAFSLCMDNGMDMRVFGMNDGGNISRALLGDGIGTLVTAQRTE; encoded by the coding sequence ATGCCCGAGCCCGAACGTCAACGCAGAGTCCTCCTCAAACTCTCGGGAGAAGCGTTCGGAGCAGGCCGTATGGGCGTCGACCCGGCGGTGCTGCGCCGCATCGCCGCCGAGATCGCCGAAGCGGCGAAGCAGGTGCAGATCTCGATCGTCGTGGGCGGCGGGAACTTCTTCCGCGGCGCCCAGCTCGCCGATGCCGGCATGGACCGGGCCCGCGCCGACTACATGGGCATGCTCGGCACGGTCATGAACGCACTCGCGTTGCAGGACTTCCTCGAGCAGGCGGGCGCCCCCGCACGTGTCCAGTCGGCGATCGAGATGCGTCAGGTCGCCGAGCCCTACATCCCGCTGCGTGCGAAGCGGCACATGGAGAAGGGCCGCGTCGTCGTGTTCGGCGCGGGCGCCGGCCTTCCTTACTTCTCGACCGACACGGTCGCTGCGCAGCGTGCGCTCGAGGTGGGGGCGACCGTCGTTCTCGTCGCGAAGAACGGCGTCGACGGCGTCTACACGGCAGACCCGAAAACGCACCCGGACGCGGAGCTCATCGATCGCATCACGTACTACGAGGCGCTGCAGCGCGGCCTCAAGGTCGTCGACTCGACCGCCTTCAGCCTGTGCATGGACAACGGGATGGACATGCGGGTGTTCGGCATGAACGACGGCGGCAACATCAGCCGGGCCCTCCTCGGCGACGGAATCGGCACCCTCGTCACGGCGCAGCGCACCGAGTGA
- a CDS encoding DivIVA domain-containing protein: MAFEEFTFSTTMRGYNREEVDEAIRNLRRQLAQRGTQGAGSSEEIERLHARIEELERELRERAQPSYEGLGNKLAGTLATAQQQAEKLVADAHRQAERISGEAERNAARIHQEANDYAERVTRDAEARAARLRDETRDEAAAILENANQEAELTRENQQREIDTVKDQVTTELRELRHSTDREIAALRAETEAELARKRKEHDDHSGAAEADLAERRRALELELGAAERELATRREALEQELATKRAQAQREIDAERQRVTAELDAQREETMRELAAGRNAQEVELTARRTEFEQQLVAGGRKAEAAAKKLIDDATEQLADLNQRSELVRRESGKLKADARRSAQETIELAERQAADLLDNANRQARERAAETEKRMRATVEEAEAKLVTLREQREEIENHIKGLRAMFQGGPFGTSGDTGPAPSAPSAPAKDSSGASGA; the protein is encoded by the coding sequence ATGGCGTTCGAGGAGTTCACGTTCTCGACCACGATGCGCGGCTACAACCGCGAAGAGGTCGACGAGGCGATCCGCAATCTGCGGCGCCAGCTGGCGCAGCGGGGCACTCAGGGAGCAGGCTCCTCCGAGGAGATCGAACGACTGCACGCACGGATCGAGGAGCTCGAGCGCGAGCTGCGGGAGCGCGCCCAGCCGAGTTATGAGGGCCTCGGGAACAAGCTCGCAGGCACGCTCGCGACGGCGCAGCAGCAGGCCGAGAAGCTCGTCGCCGACGCCCATCGCCAGGCGGAGCGGATCTCCGGCGAAGCCGAGCGAAACGCCGCGCGCATCCACCAAGAGGCGAACGACTACGCCGAGCGAGTCACACGCGACGCCGAAGCGCGTGCGGCACGACTGCGCGATGAGACGCGCGATGAAGCTGCCGCGATCCTCGAGAACGCGAACCAGGAAGCCGAACTCACCCGCGAGAACCAGCAGCGCGAGATCGACACCGTCAAAGACCAGGTGACGACCGAGCTGCGCGAACTCCGCCACTCGACCGATCGCGAGATCGCCGCGCTGCGCGCCGAGACCGAGGCCGAGCTCGCGCGCAAGCGCAAAGAGCACGACGACCACAGCGGCGCAGCCGAGGCCGACCTCGCCGAGCGCCGCCGCGCCCTCGAGCTCGAGTTGGGCGCTGCCGAACGCGAACTCGCGACGCGCCGGGAGGCGCTCGAACAGGAGCTGGCGACGAAGCGGGCGCAGGCGCAGCGCGAGATCGATGCCGAGCGTCAGCGCGTCACCGCCGAGCTCGACGCCCAGCGTGAGGAGACGATGCGGGAGCTGGCGGCCGGCCGGAACGCGCAAGAGGTTGAGCTCACGGCTCGGCGCACCGAGTTCGAGCAGCAGCTCGTCGCCGGCGGACGCAAGGCGGAGGCGGCTGCCAAGAAGCTCATCGATGACGCGACCGAGCAACTCGCCGACCTCAACCAGCGCTCAGAGCTCGTGCGCCGCGAGTCGGGCAAGCTCAAGGCGGATGCCCGCCGCAGCGCTCAGGAGACGATCGAGCTCGCCGAGCGACAGGCCGCCGACCTGCTCGACAACGCCAACCGGCAGGCGCGCGAGCGCGCCGCCGAGACCGAGAAGCGCATGCGCGCCACGGTCGAGGAGGCAGAGGCGAAGCTCGTGACACTGCGGGAGCAGCGCGAGGAGATCGAGAACCACATCAAGGGGCTCCGGGCGATGTTCCAGGGCGGCCCGTTCGGGACGAGCGGCGACACGGGCCCAGCCCCGAGCGCACCGTCCGCGCCCGCGAAGGACAGCAGCGGCGCGTCGGGCGCATAG